TAACTAATGGCCTAACCCAGAGACTAACCTTGGCACTAGATACCGTAAATCCAAGAGCTCCTTTTGAGGGCCAGTGGGGCCTACAACACTGGCCTACATTTCTCTCCCCGGCTCTGTCCTGGAGCGTCGGCCTCATGCACATCTTTGAAATCCCGAGCAACCGAAATTTTTTTGCCATCCACGTCAACATTTTACGACGAAAACCTCTCCTTCTCTCAGCCTATTTTATGTCAATCCaagcactattagagcaccgaTTAACTCGCTTATCCTGCGCCTCACAAAGAGCGGCCAACACTGCTATTCATGGATTCCAGGCTTCGTGCCCGCCCGGATCTGCCATGCGCCGCCTGCCGGACGCTTCACCGGAAGTGCAGTCATGACTGCATGTTGGCTCCCTACTTCCCGGCCGACGAGCCCGAGAAGTTTGCGAGCGTCCACAAGGTGTTTGGAGCCAGCAATGTGATCAAACTGCTTCTAGTGAGTGCTCTTCCTACCCTCTCCCTTCTGGAATTCTGTTTAAGCTAGCTCTTGGATTGGGGAGCTCCGAATTCTATTCAGATACTTGGATTATGACATGGAAATGAACTTGATTTGATCACCTCCTGTTGTCTCTCATACATACGTTCAAATCCTTGAAGATTTTTTCATTTCATTCCTTATGGAATGAGTTGGTGGATCTTCCACCTTTTTGATCCAAAGAGATCTTACTTCCCAGCTTCATATGAGTGCATGACGCAACGCCTAGCGCCTAACTCTAGTTAGTTTTCTATCTTTTTGACTATTTGTTAATTTCTCCGTTTAGCTTCTATTTCCTCCTCTACGTAACATATTCTACCGTAACATCGTTTTCTAGTGGCTATTTGTTTGCTGGTCTATGCGGTTGGGAGAGGCAGTAACAAGTGGAATATTGATTACTAAATTTGATGGATCTGCTCGTttgaaacacacacacacacacacactcaagGATCTGTTTTAGAGCTAGCTTCTTGGAGAATTGAGGTTGAGTTTAGCTTGGCAACACGTGGCATCTCCTTGGTGTCGTGTTGACTCGTGTGTTAAAGGGATGACTTTTAAACTAAGCACCGCAGATTGCTGCTCGTGAACTAATTACGTGTTCATACGAGTGTAGAAGCTACCTCCATGCCACGTCACTAGCTACGTAACCCCTCTAGATTTGTGGGTCCCACGTGTATTAGATGCAACCTTGCAATTTACATAGCCATGAGTAGCTTTCACTTGCTTGTACATGTAGCTTTAGCATGCCTCAGAATTTACTCTCAGCTACTTACAAACATATTAAAAATGAATGTCAAATTTGTGAAAGATTAGCATATATATGAGTATTATATGAGACAACTGATGGCATCTCCTTGTCTAACAAGGATAGTATCCTGACCCTTCTTTGGTTATTATCCTTCTTAGACTGGTTATTAAAAACAAACTCATTTTGCTTGTAGAGGCTCAGAGATTCATCCTTCTCTACAACAACATGTGCATCTCATGTGGTAATGTTCTACCACTTATATTAAATATTTCAAAAGAGAGCTTATGTTGGACATTACTTTATATTTGGTATAGGGCATTGAAATAAATCACCTAAATAAACCACCTATATACAAAGAATAGAGATGAATTCTGAACCACTTCAGATGGGTCCTTGaatcaaaattttgaatttgcTAGTTACAAGTTCTTTTTTTCCAGACATGTCCTCAAGGATAAAGTATGCAGTAATAAAGCATGTCCAAGACTTCTAACATGCCACTGTTTTCATGGATCAGATGGTGGAGGAAGGAAGACGAGAGGATGCAGTAAAAAGTATGGTGTACGAAGCCTATGCAAGGCTTCGAGACCCTGTCTATGGATGCACCACTGCCATCTCCTACTTGCAGAAGTGCGTGGAAGATCTTAGGGGGCAGCTGAGAACAACCAGAGAGAAAGTCCTCGAGTCACAGGAACAAAGAGATCGACTGTTGAGAGTTCTCATGGACGACCCCTACCTAAAGCCAACCCATCTTCCTGCTGGCGGCATGGTGTGCGGCAGTGGCGGCAGCTTCATGCTCGACAACATGATCCATGATGGCCATTGCGGAACTTTCGCGGAGAGCTGGCCAATGATATGAAGACCTGCCGTTCAATCTTAATTACTCTAGGTTGAGATGGCCGAGTTGGTCTAAGGCGCCAGATTAAGAGGTTCTGGTCCAAAAGGGCGTGGGTTCAAAAATCCCACTCTCAACGGTTACAATTTTAGTAATGCTAGCTATCAAGTATTACTCCTTAATGATATATACTTCCAAGTAAATCCAGCTGACAGAAATAAGTGCTGAAAAAAATTGAACTAGGATGGCAGGCTTTTATCCTTGGAGAAGGTTGGTGAGGAAAAATAAGTGATGAACTGTAATATCACTAAGCATTCGAGATGGATGGCCGCCCATAAAACTCACATTAGAGAATGGGCGcaggttgtttttctaaaaCTCGCATTAGATTTGGGGTGGGCATGAATAATAGCAATGCCCCATCCCGAATCCAACTTGATAATATATAAGCCATCTTCATAATTATGATGATAACAGAAGTATCATGATCTCTCgtgataagaaaaattaattatgCAAAAGATTATAAGATACATGCTtagttattcatttttttaCATCGATTGCTATTATATATTTGATTCTTTTTTTAATGTTATGtaaagtattattttttttacttttatatttatttatttatttaatttgcatgcatataaaaaaaattacagctTTACCTGTCTTGATCCGTCTCAACCCATCTCGCCTTTAACTCTGCTCGCCCCACCCTGCCCCAAGACGAGTACAAGTATATAGTCTTTAATTGTGAAGCAGGTACATCGAATGGTCTACTCAACTCATATAGCTGCCCTGTTGTCATTCGTAGCCATTTTGCCGATACAATTGTCAAGACAATGGGGACAAGGCTCACTGGAAACTTCTAAGTTGGGCGCCTCTAGGCAGCATCCCTGATCTTTTAATGCCTGCCAATCCAGTTGAAAAATAAATCCCCACTCCATCTAACCTAGAAAATTTGGTTCTTCACCaactaaaatatgaaatatcttAATTCTTTATAAACCAAGATCTCAATTCATCTTACTCTCAACCATCCACTGAAATTATCAAGATCTCATATTTCAAAAACCTTGAATCCTAAGTGCGTATATAGATACCCAAATAGCTTGGAAGTGTCAGCATGACTTGCTAAGTTGCTTGAATTAATCCTTTCAACCAATTTGCCACGAGTAGAATAAAAGCAATCAAAACGCTGACAAAAGTGGATTGTGTACAAAAATTCAGTGAAAATGATTAAAATAGATCTTATATATTGGGCATTCCTAGCTACTAGATATAAACAAgtaatttttgatgaaatttttgcatgagCTCGTATGCATCGGAGACAGGAAGTATTATATTGATTCATGACCTTAGAATTTAAGAGTCGATATAGAGTTAGCTAGCCAGGTAGGTACCAAGGTCTCTTAAGCTAATTCTTGTTTtctaaagaataaaaaatttatgagtTTGAGTTGATTCTCAAGTTAGAACTTTTTTTAACATAAAAATAATGCATCCATTTTCTACTTCTAAGTGAATATTAAGTTCAGTTTTCTTATGAATTAGGCATGAGAAAGTTCGTTTTCACCCGAGAACTCTCACCTCCGAGTTTTCTTAAGATCAACTTCGACGGATCAGTACTACATAGAGGCGCGCGGGGTGATGCGGGCTTTGTTATACGGAACCGGCACTCCAAAGTGGTGGCAGCGGGTAGCTGCCTATTGTTTGGCACGTCGATTCCGGAGGCAGAGTTGCGAGCTGTCTGGGCTGGTCTTCGACATGCACGGCAGGTGCAGCAGGCCAACTCGATCATTATGGAGGGCGATTCGGCCACAGTTATCGGAGGAATCCAGAAGAAGTCGAGGGGTGAGAGCACAGACCACCCCCTATCCGAGATATAGGGATGATGATGAGGGATCAGGTGGCCTTTcgtacacgtattgtatgaaGAACCCGcttaaacaacaaaaaaaagaaaagaaaaaaaaaaaaaagttggtcTGAGGGTAGGATTAGATCTATGCTACCAACCCAATCAATTGGCATTCTAATTTGGGTTTATTGTTCTATAGAAGCAATGCAATGTTgctatttggaaaaaaatatgaTCTCCCACTCCATCCCAACCGCGCTTCAAGAAAACACAACCCGTTTCCTCTCTCCGCTATCGTCTCTCTCGTCGTGTATACGACGGGCATCATCCGCCTCCTCTGCCGGCGCCGGCTCCGACGAGGCACCGCCGTAACTTCCGACGAGTAAGATCTCTCTTCCCTCCCTCCCAAAAAACCCTAATTCCTTACCCGATCTTTATTCAGTCAAAGATCAGCATCGGATTGCATCGATCTCACCCCACTTGCCCGTCTCTCGCCGTCCCTTCCTTGCCCTGGCGCCTGTGATCAGGGAACCCCCAATCCCGGTGGATCCCTCTCCGATCCAATTGCAGGCTGATCCGGTCTaaaggaagattttttttttcccccgttATGATTGTTTTTGGATGGGATGGTAAaggggaaagagagggaggaaaggTCGGggatctatcttttttttttaccctAATTTGATGAAATCACGATTTTTGATCAAAGAATGAACTAGGTGCTCGTTGAAATGTCTAAAACAATGCGGTTTTGCATCTATTATTCGGGTATTAGTGGAATAAAAAGGGATGGAATTCTTGGTTTATGATCTTTTTTTAGGGTAAAGATGAGCTTATTTTCTCTGCCTAAATTCATGCGTGTATATGAACATTTCCTCTTATTCTTTTGTGGTCTTGGAATATTTTTGAGATTCAAAGATGGACTTCCAAGTTTGATTCATTACAAACAATTTAGCCAAGTTCAACGtaagatttcaaaaattattatggGTAGACATCGTATAAGATTACGTCCCTCTGATTCTAGACAAATTTAAAAGCCCAGACACATTGATTTCAAACagatatatttatttatcaGGTAATTTGTGGAAGCAGATTCCAGAAGAAGGGGAACAGTTGAAGGATGGACGGAATGCCCAATATAAAGAAATGGACAGTAATATACCCCATCTATATAAACTCAAAAAAGACGATTGCCCAAGGGCGCCGAATCAGTGCTGCAAAAGCATGCGAGAACCCCACCTGCATGGAGATTGGTGATTGTTGCAGCTATCTCAAGATTCCCTTTGCCATTGAGGTCTCTCAGTTTCCCACCTCCTTTTGTACCCCTCTATCTCCAGCAATCTTGCATTTGTAGATTATTGTTAGTTTATTTACATGTGGTCATGTTAACACACTTGCAGTTGGATAAGGCATACCCTCGAGACTTCATGCAGAGAGGGAGGGTGAGGGTGCTGCTGAGAAGGGAGGATGGGTCTCTGTGTAATCCTGCAATTGGTACCAGTAAGGACTTGAGAATCTCGGTTTACTACCCATTTATTTCTTAAGAAGGATGATCTTATATATGCTTAGTAAGACAGAGGATCATACATTTACGATTCTATGTCTTGATCAAC
This is a stretch of genomic DNA from Phoenix dactylifera cultivar Barhee BC4 chromosome 9, palm_55x_up_171113_PBpolish2nd_filt_p, whole genome shotgun sequence. It encodes these proteins:
- the LOC103701525 gene encoding LOB domain-containing protein 25-like gives rise to the protein MDSRLRARPDLPCAACRTLHRKCSHDCMLAPYFPADEPEKFASVHKVFGASNVIKLLLMVEEGRREDAVKSMVYEAYARLRDPVYGCTTAISYLQKCVEDLRGQLRTTREKVLESQEQRDRLLRVLMDDPYLKPTHLPAGGMVCGSGGSFMLDNMIHDGHCGTFAESWPMI